The DNA window atgagtattttaatgtttatggacaagcaccattcatttacattgtaagtgccttaatgtaaccactttttttctttttttttttttaaataaatgagtcaaaatgaattttgtgATTGACTGAATGCTGtagcttgagcttaacttgtgaagaacccggaatattcctttaaaggtgcactcagtaacttttaaaattgtgtcatcttggacctacagtgacacctagtggtgtggatgcagcatcattcaaaatcaatagttccctatctgtcactcactcaacgttgtgttgatgtagtgacactaggggtcactcttgggagccccaaacacctctgcttttttgaaaaaaggacaatgagaattggcgagtggatgccactcccccggacatacaggtataaaaggagctggtatgcaaccactctgaattcatctgcgaagttcattcacctcatctgctggattctacgccacatttcagcggcttttccccctctgcacccgtggagtgcagagaacgcccctgggcgctttggcagaaacaactaaaagagtatattctaaaaattgtatattttctttctaaaagagcggcacacacagaacgtctttttaaagatgcttttccgtttacctggttgcggtcgatatctctccgcttctgatggccacgattgctgtcttacgtgtccgGGCACTACTCATtgagagaacatgaccatggcaacgttgtggtcgcggcttgctttcgtaagaaccttctacctatgggtttgaggccgcatctgttagcactgggggcgatttggggacatcaatgggaccacctccgccgggtatccccccacggacctcccattccccagcatgtcGTTTGCCacaatcgggctctcgcacgagaccgccggctagtctcagcgtgagttcgacttctcgttcggagttccggaagacgatgagttatcgagcgcagcatcagagagcgggctcgtccagtctgacacagaggcttcggctgggcttcctcctttgggaacggtcgctcagtctcacgccgacgcggaaatgatggacatgctttcccgggcggccgtgggtgtcgggctagagtagaaccctccactctcccctgaacccttgtggctcgacgACCGGTTCCTGtgcacgccccacccccgttcttttcttcctggaagtgcatgaggagctgacaagatcgtgggaggcaccttttactgcccggtcctggtctttcagctcccccgctctcactaccctcaatggtggagcggccagggggtattcggtgatcctccaggtggataaggtgctcgcagtgcaccgcctctgccctgcatgccatggctctcctgcaagtacaccaaaccAAGGTGCAAAAAAAGGAatgtacgagggtagttctgacccgggattgatgcaggaactgtgcttggtgaCCGACattgctctccgggcgatgaaggtcacagcgcaatctctcgggcaggcgatgtccaccctggttttccaggagcgccacctctggctcaacttggtctagatgggagaggcggacaaggcatggtttcttgacgcccccatttcccaggttggcctgtttggcgacgccgtcgaggactttgcccagcagttcttggcggtgaataAGCAGATGGAggtcttacaacatatcctgccccggcgcggcttaagaccccacaccctgtctgctcgtcgaacaaaggcatcctcctgcagcaacaacactggctccgcagcagcccgcccccgtggcccggctcggagccctccgcaggaagcagatgccacctgtctcgcggccagccgccaagaacctgaggaaggctttgaagcacccctgagacagaccactccatcccccggttgagggccgggaggagaatcttttgtcaccgCATACCCAGGAGGCTgcagcacccaaaagcctgacaacgAGACTCCCCCTACCcactcctcggccaatcttatggtgggcggcaggagccaggtaagtgcttcgatgtccctggactcagcacggccatggggctcgaatcccttcgatgtggcacctcgagctccgccccgccgcgaggctccacccaccggtacgtccaacgtgatcatacccttggtccccctcgcctggagtttggacgcgtggctcgtgctttccaacccgtcgcggtggctgacccggaccgtctgactcgcgattcagttcgccaggcgcccgcccaggttcagcagcgtccgcttcacctcggtgaagagcgagaacgccgctactttgcgtgcggagatcgctacccttttgcacaagggcacgatagagcctgtccctccagcctagATGAAAGGGTTCTGCAACTCTTaattcatcataccgaagaaaggcagtgggttgcgaccaatcctggacctgtgagtactgaaccgggctttgcacagactcccgttcaagatgctaatgcgaaaacacattctagcgagtgtccggcgtcaagattgctcgtggcggtagacctgaaggacacgtactttcacgtctcggtcttccctcgacacagacccttactgcggtttgccttcaaaggccaggcgtaaaagtacaaggtcctccccttcggcctgtccctgtcccctcgcatcttcatgaaggtcgcagaggctgcccttgccccgctaagggaagtgggtgtccgcatcctctactatctcgatgactggctaatcctacctgcacacacagggacctcgtgctccggcacctcagctgactgagctggcttcgggtcaactgggaaaagagcaagctctccctggttcagagcatctcttttctcggtctggagttgggctcagtctcgatgacagcgtgcctcacgaacgagcgcgcagttggtgctgaactgtctgaaggcgtagAACAGCGGttacactgaaactttttcagaggctccaggggcatatggcatcctcagcggcggccacaccgctcgggttgatgcataagagaccgcttcagcactggcttcagactcgagtccagagatgggcatggcgccccgggacacatcgcgtggccatcacgtagATCTGTTGCcccctcttcagcccttggaccgaccttgcatttctacgggcaggggatcccctagagtaggtctccaggcgcgtcgtggttacaacagacgcctccaagacgggccggggcgccgtatgcaacaggcaAACAGCTGCTGGATCCTGGACTGGCCCaagactgcgttggcacatcaactgcctagagttgttggcagtactgctcgccctgcggaggtatCGGCAGTTGAcacagggcaagcacgtgttggtccagaaaGACAACACAGCAGACATCAACCTTCAAGGcagtctacactcccgttgcatgtcacaactcgcccgccatctcctcctctggagtcagcagcgcctcaaatcgctacgagccactcacatcccgggcgacctcaacaccgcaacggatgcgctgtcacgtcaggttacctgggagagtggagactccaccctcaggtggtccagctgatttggagtcaattcggtcgagcacaggtagacctgtttgcttcccgggaatcctcccactgcctgctttggtaagCCCTGATCGGTATAGATGCgcaggcacacagctggccccctggactacgcaaataagcatttcccccagtgagcctacttgcacagaccctgtgtaaggtcagggaggacgaggagcaggtcgtcctagtagcaccctactggcccacccagacgtggttctcggatctcacgctcctcgcgacagcccctccggcgaattcccctgaggaagggccTTCTTTCTCAGGTACAGGGCACCATATGGCACCCGCGACCAtacctctggaatttccacatctggcccctggacgggacgcggaagacctaagtggcctccggtggtagacacgatcactcaggctagggctccctatacaaggcacctgtatgccttgaagtgaccatgtgacgtattccactcaaaatacccccccccctttttgggcggggtgtggtctccgcggtgtcttccccttgggagggataccccccaacgcagacacttatggctcccagtcagttaacaaattccactctttttgtggagaaaagagagggaaaagaggcctcggctgggctagcctgtccctatagttgggcagtcaacttgttcctgactTGTTcctcgacactcataagagtgttggagGAGGGTATGTGACGGCCTAATGCGCTgcctacgaggcacacagcggtctgcccatcacacaccacgtaacacagttcagatagttgtgatgttttgtatagggacccctagtgtcactacatcgacacaacatcgagtgagtgacagatagggaacgtcatggttactttcgtaacctccggtccctgatggagggaacgagatgttgtgtccctcttgccacaatgctgaaatacccgctgaaatggccgggacctggtctcagctcctcagcacaaaacctgaatgattggttgcataccagctccttttatacccgtatgtccacgggagtggcatgcaaattccactcgccaattctcaatggccttttttcaaaaaagcagaggtgtttggggctcccaagagtgacccctagtttcactacatcgacacaacgtcttattccctccatcagggaacggaggttacgaaagtaaccatgacatttttagtTGCAGATGTATTATGTAGAATtgagctggtcatgtgattctaacatggcagccccaataagaagaccctctccatgtaccaTGTAGaacagcttttatatggttactgatatgagagtcttcatgtcatgtgattgctcatgattttatacccatgttacaaaattaatttctttaagagtaaaacatttttaaaaaggcaaatattactgagtgcacctttaaatgcaatgtacagtatgacagATATGAACCTTCACTTGCATCTGGGGTTAAATACATCAAATCTTCAGAGGGAAACAGATTGAACCAGCTCTCTTCAGTCACATCAATCTGTCAAATACAGAGATGGTGGTAATTCATTATATCAAAACTATACACTAAAATGGTCAAAAGTATGCAGTCACTCCCTTTTTAATAACAGGTTTGGCTATTCCAGTCATTTCTGTGATGACaaattttaaatggatagttactcccactttttttttactataaatatatatatttttaccataGTACTATTTTACTACAAATCTACTTCTAAACAGTCCTCCTATGCGCAGTCACAAAAGTTCTTCTttgatttttggtgattcacattctttgtgcatatcgccacctactgggctgttgtgcaaataggTTTTATTTATCCTTTATCCTTTcccctccctacccagtaggtggcgatatgcacgaagaatgtgaatcaccaaaaataataAGAAATCTCCTGAATGTGCATACAAGGTCtgtttgaaagtagatttatagtataaaatgacttaaatattgatatctttctcacccacacttatcatatcgcttttgaagatattaatttaaccactggagtcatatggattacttttatgtttcctttatgtgatatttggagctacaaaatctgatcaccattcacttgagatattcttctaaatatctttgagttctgcagaataaaggaagtcatacacatctgggatggcacgagggtgagtaaatgatgagagaattttcatttttgggtgaactatccctttaatatgaagGCATACAATGACATTCTAGATAATTGCTTTCAACTTGATTGACCTGCACAAAGcctagacctgaaccccactgaacacctttgggatgaactggGATGCTAACTGTGTGTCAGGCCCCATCGCCGATCATCAGTGCAACAAAGGGATGGATTATACCCCATGCTATTGAAATAGTATGATCAACAATACTAAAaccatcagtgaggtcaggcacttgCAAAATGTGCGGACAGTCAGTCCTAAAGTccagatttgaaaaacaaacttgTTTTGTGTGCAGTGTGAACCAAGCCACAGACATTTCAGGACTGTCTAACCGAATAATTCAGGAAGCCGTCATTCATCCTAACGCATTCTTTATACAGCAGACTGTCCTCCTTTAACTCCGTCAGGAAAAGGTGGAATGGCCGTATGGATTTCTTATTGGATCCATAGAGGCGCCTGATCTGACCTGCGAGACGGCTGATTTCCTATAAGAGAAAAGTACACATTTATGACAAGGTAGGAATTGTCATGATCGTGGTAAGGTATCAATACGTCAAGTTTCACAAAAACTCAGGAAATTGTGCATGTAAAGCATATTGTGTTTCTGTTGTGGTTTTGTAAAGCTCACTTTGTGTGACATGCAGTCAGTCATGCTCAGATCCACACACAGGCGTGGTCCTGCACCTCTGGCCTCTTCTAGTCTCTCTTTAGTAATCGCTTTAATGACGCGTTTACTGAGCTTGGGCCCAGAAGTATCTGGCATTAAAggaaattttttaatgttaatactGTTTAATTATTGTTAagtatacacacaatataaacaATGAAATTATATTTATCATCATTGATCATCTAATTGTTGTTGGGTCATTCCTGTTTTGCAGTACCATACAcggtcaaaaaaaataaaataattatatatatatatatatatatatatatatatatatatatatatatatatatatatatataaaacacttaaaggaatagtttacccaaagtTGTGACAGTATGCTAAAAGTAAACTGATATGATTTTCACCTTTTAAATGCGAGtttaatatttactcaccctcatgccaccccagatgtgtatgactttctttcttctgctgaacacaaacaagatttttagaagaatatctcagctctgtaggtccattcaatgcaagtgaatggtggccagatctgtGAAGGtccaaaacgcacataaagggagcataaaagtaatccacactactccagtggtttaatccatatcttcagaagcgatatgataggtgtgtgtgagaaacaactcaatatttaagtctagaatttactataaattctcctccctgcccagtagttggcgatatgcacgaagaatacgaatcgccaaaaacaaaagaacaacaacACGGAAGTAAAAGTGTAGATTGATAGTCAAAAgctacttaaatattgaactttttctcacccacacctatcatatcacttctgaagacatggatttaaccatgtgtatcttttggattacttttatgctgccattatgtgttttttttaccCTGCTGCCTTGCACTgcatggacctacatagctgagatatttttcaaaatatcttcgtttgtgttcagaaaaagaaagaaagtcatacacatctgggatggcatgcgggtgagtaaatgatgagagaattttcatttttgggtgaactatccctttaagatttactGCATAGCATGAGTGACCCTGTTATGTAACAGCATGCATTAAAGGGAAAGAGAGATCACCTTTATTTCGGCAGTTAAActtctttctctgtttctcctCTTTTCGTTTGCTTTTCTTCGCCTCCAGCCTTCTTTCCCAGTTGCGTTGCTTCCGCATGACATTTTTCTGCAGAGGTAATAAAATAAGTGACACACTAGGGTGTTATCTCAACAATATGGCTCATCCTCAACATCACCACGATAACGAAACATATCTTACAGAACACGTGGTTTCCTGTCTGTCAGCACACACGGAGTCGAGCTCCACATCGATGTGCAGAAAGTCCAATAAATCCGTGATCGTCACGTCATTTGGTTTCATCCGCTCATCTTCATGGTAACAGCTTTCGTGGTGTGTTTCTCCTTCCAtttggtttatttataatgtgaGATGAACCAATATTTCCTCACAGTGAGATCCAGACAAACTAAAATCCTTTATGTTCGCCGTTTTATGGGCGCATGTTATCATCGCCAGCAAGATACATGAGAAAATGACTAAACGAGAAAATGAATCAAGCACCGCTTACATGGAAAATGATAGTATTCTTACGATGTGGTGCCAGGCACATAAGCAACGAATAACTTATATAAATAGATAAAAGTAATAGTAATCGTAAGAAGAGAACTCGTTGGTGTCTCTTAAGTAATCACTAATGGTGTGACGTTCGCCACCGGCACCGAGGCTTCGAAGCTCGTATAAAAAGAAAACATCTCACGGTGAAGCACTTTACGGGAGGTTGATTGGTTTTGCCTTAACCATGTGATCTGTGACGTCCGAAGCTTCGTTTCCGCACACAACCACGTGACTGCTTCGTATTCCGAATCAAAAATAGCGCGAATCCCTTGCGCAGGTTTCGAGTGTCATGCACTGAGACAGTGAAACAGAGGGTGAGTTCTTTTGAATTGTTAGCATGGaacaagccaagaaaagagacaGCATTTTCAGGTGATGTCAACAAATAAAGTAAGTTTAATAATAtcaagaattataataataacatcaatagtaatattaataagaatCATACGATTTGATAAGAATAAATCATAATAAGAATAACTatataaatgtgtaattatgtgtatattcaaTATGTAATAagcatatattataaatatataatgtaaataatatattataagcatatattatgtaaatatattacataatatgaaaatattacatgTACTCAATGTAATACATGTGGGCTTCTTCTGTAGGTTGAGTGCTTAATTTGTTCTCAGCAGTTGTCATATAATAACAACACATCCTCAAAGttgagtagggctgaaacgattagtcgacattatcgacaaggtcgacaataaaaaaattgtagacaaaaaatgtctctgtgcagtcagcgccaattctatgagttgcgtgaatgtcccgatctaagggggagagattgaaactgcacgaCCCTGGAGCgcgcacacttaatgcagctagattataacgtgattgctcgcaacttattgaatcataatatatgtgtcactgtgcatttcttatcatgaagaaaattggcaatacgcaactttattttttttttgtttttgtttttttgtgagttaaagatggact is part of the Myxocyprinus asiaticus isolate MX2 ecotype Aquarium Trade chromosome 2, UBuf_Myxa_2, whole genome shotgun sequence genome and encodes:
- the trmt10b gene encoding tRNA methyltransferase 10 homolog B, with the protein product MEGETHHESCYHEDERMKPNDVTITDLLDFLHIDVELDSVCADRQETTCSKNVMRKQRNWERRLEAKKSKRKEEKQRKKFNCRNKDTSGPKLSKRVIKAITKERLEEARGAGPRLCVDLSMTDCMSHKEISRLAGQIRRLYGSNKKSIRPFHLFLTELKEDSLLYKECVRMNDGFLNYSIDVTEESWFNLFPSEDLMYLTPDASEALEHVEEDKVYILGGLVDESIQKKMSYTRAKELGVRMARLPIDEYMVKRSNPKNFHSKILAINQVLEILLIFCDTKDWTKALAAGIPPGKGYMVASEASPNRINSPEEL